In Labrus bergylta chromosome 6, fLabBer1.1, whole genome shotgun sequence, the following proteins share a genomic window:
- the LOC109976102 gene encoding tubulin beta-1 chain-like — protein sequence MFKMFYCISVLGGDEHGIDPTGTYHGDSDLQLGGAELVDSVLDVVRKEAESCDCLQGFQLTHSLGGGTGSGMGTLLISKIREENPDRIMNTYSVVPSPKVSDTVVEPSNATLSVHQLVENTDETFCIDNEALYAICFRTLKLTTLTYGDLNHLVSATMSGVTTCLRFPRQLNADLRKLAVNMVPFPRLHFFVPGFAPLTSRGSQQYRSLTVPELTQQMFDAKNMMAACDPRHGRYLTVAAVFRGRMSMKEVDEQMLNVQNKNSSHFVEWIPNNVKTAVCDIPPRGLKMAATFIGNSTAIQELFKHISEQFTAMFRRKAFLHWYTGEGMDEMEFTEAESNMNDLVSEYQQYQDATAEEEGEFEEEGEEELA from the coding sequence atgtttaaaatgttttattgtatttcagTTTTGGGAGGTGATGAGCACGGCATTGACCCAACTGGCACATACCACGGTGACAGTGACCTGCAGCTTGGGGGTGCAGAGCTGGTGGACTCTGTCCTGGATGTAGTGAGGAAGGAGGCAGAGAGCTGTGACTGCCTGCAGGGCTTCCAGCTCACACACTCTCTTGGTGGTGGTACTGGCTCTGGGATGGGCACACTGCTCATCAGCAAAATCCGTGAAGAGAACCCCGACCGTATTATGAACACCTACAGCGTGGTGCCCTCACCCAAAGTATCAGACACAGTCGTTGAGCCCTCCAACGCCACACTGTCAGTCCACCAGCTTGTAGAAAACACAGACGAAACCTTCTGTATTGACAACGAGGCTCTGTATGCCATCTGTTTCCGCACCCTTAAACTTACAACCCTCACTTACGGTGACCTCAACCACCTCGTCTCTGCCACCATGAGCGGCGTTACCACCTGCCTCAGGTTCCCCAGACAGCTCAATGCTGACCTGAGGAAGCTGGCTGTAAACATGGTGCCATTCCCTCGTCTGCACTTCTTCGTGCCAGGCTTCGCTCCCCTCACAAGCCGAGGCAGCCAGCAGTACAGGTCCCTCACTGTACCAGAGCTCACCCAGCAGATGTTCGACGCCAAGAACATGATGGCTGCCTGCGACCCACGTCACGGCCGCTACCTGACAGTGGCGGCTGTCTTCCGTGGCCGCATGTCCATGAAGGAGGTGGACGAACAGATGCTGAACgtgcagaacaaaaacagcagccacTTCGTTGAATGGATCCCCAACAACGTGAAGACCGCTGTCTGTGACATTCCTCCCCGTGGCCTCAAGATGGCTGCCACATTCATCGGCAACAGCACAGCCATCCAGGAGCTGTTCAAGCACATCTCTGAGCAGTTCACAGCCATGTTCAGGCGCAAAGCTTTCCTCCATTGGTACACCGGCGAGGGTATGGACGAGATGGAGTTCACCGAGGCAGAGAGCAACATGAACGACCTGGTGTCAGAGTACCAGCAGTACCAGGACGCCACCGccgaggaggagggagagtttGAGGAGGAAGGCGAGGAGGAGCTTGCCTAA